The Daucus carota subsp. sativus chromosome 7, DH1 v3.0, whole genome shotgun sequence genome window below encodes:
- the LOC108195541 gene encoding glutaredoxin-C5-like, which translates to MMYYKSNSDSSSSITWEWHYDYLPTSRQISNSDPLERIVKLVSRSAVVIFSRSSCCMCHAVKRLFCGMGVNATVYELDQDPFLGKEIERALLSWLGDYSKTSVPVVFIGGKLVGAMDRVMASHINGTLVPLLKEAGALWL; encoded by the coding sequence ATGATGTATTACAAGTCTAATTCAGACTCCTCTTCGTCGATAACATGGGAATGGCATTATGATTATTTGCCAACTTCGAGGCAAATATCGAATTCGGATCCGTTGGAGAGGATAGTGAAGCTGGTGTCTCGGAGCGCGGTGGTGATATTCAGCCGGAGCAGCTGCTGCATGTGCCATGCAGTGAAGCGCCTCTTCTGCGGGATGGGAGTGAATGCGACTGTGTATGAGCTGGACCAGGACCCTTTCTTGGGCAAGGAGATTGAGAGGGCTCTGCTCAGCTGGCTCGGGGACTACTCCAAGACTAGTGTTCCGGTTGTTTTTATTGGGGGGAAGCTGGTGGGAGCTATGGACAGAGTCATGGCGTCTCATATTAATGGGACTCTGGTTCCTCTGCTTAAGGAAGCTGGAGCTCTTTGGCTCTGA
- the LOC108194729 gene encoding auxin-responsive protein SAUR36: MDLVKAKEKKGLIIKTWERCRSFGGRKNYSSQIRRPLVKKSKSCPQLEYTPANKYNCGQKRVSVPEGCFSVYVGPEKQRFVIKTRYVNHPLFKTLLEEAESEYGYCSDGPLALPCNVDIFGKLLLEMDSDEIHQKGCHFTRSVSSYRVLSHPI, translated from the coding sequence ATGGACTTGGTTAAGGCGAAAGAGAAGAAAGGCCTGATCATCAAGACATGGGAGCGATGCAGATCTTTTGGTGGTCGCAAGAATTACTCATCACAGATTCGTCGTCCCCTAGTGAAAAAAAGCAAGTCATGCCCACAATTAGAGTACACACCAGCAAACAAGTATAATTGTGGTCAAAAACGCGTAAGCGTCCCTGAAGGATGCTTCTCAGTGTATGTTGGACCTGAAAAGCAGAGGTTCGTGATCAAGACGAGGTACGTGAATCATCCACTCTTCAAGACCTTACTCGAAGAAGCTGAATCTGAGTACGGGTATTGCAGTGATGGACCTCTTGCACTTCCATGCAACGTGGATATTTTCGGAAAATTGTTATTGGAGATGGACTCTGATGAGATTCATCAGAAGGGATGCCATTTCACCAGAAGTGTTAGCTCATATCGTGTCCTCAGCCACCCTATATAA
- the LOC108194728 gene encoding uncharacterized protein LOC108194728 codes for MGKPPTIERFFKRKNSEPEVNNQETQASNSPLNSNTPIAVTVESQSRKSPRIETCVNSLERDPGLRPPIWDYPVDKRDEIRRAYIKAGPYQIILSKYPKSKEKHPRSFQSSWFKLFPSWLEYSPEKDAAFCLPCYLFRPQGGPSNIGAFSINGFQSWKKVKNGKNCALLTHVGKDLNSSHRNAERACDDLMNQEIHIAQRLEKFTSQQVQDNRLRLQVSISVARWLAFQAMAFGGHDETKDSLNGGNFNELVSFIASYNDKVEEVVSNAPKNTTYTSPRVQKKILNVFSTKVKNAIREEIGDAKFCLIVDEARDESKREQMSIVLRFVDKNGHVRKRFFGLVHVKDTAALTLKDGICSILSHHSLDIQNIRGQGYDGASNMRGEWNGLHALFLRECPYAYYVHYMAHRLQLALVAASREIIPIERFFSKLNVIINIVGSSCKRSDQLKDAHASNIAYLLSIDELDSGKGKNQIGTLQRAGDTRWRSHLKSVSSLLNMYSATCEVLLNIIDDGVTSAQRGDADAAYEALNSFEFVLILHIMKKILEISDLLCQALQHKSQDILNAMQLVSSTKLLIQNLRNEGWDGLLSDVKSFCEKVSIPLPNMSDRYVGRNGRARHQQDHFTVEHHYKIDIFLAVIDTQLQELNDKFNEKTMELLVLSSALDPKEMRISMRIDDIYKLVQKFYPQDFAEYEMAQLKMQFEHFSHERQHPMFESLSTISDLCEWLVKTRKADVYPLVYRVVTLILTLLVSTATTERSFSAMSLVKNRLRNKMEDEYLSYCLILYIEKDILLVVLV; via the coding sequence ATGGGAAAACCCCCAACTATTGAAAGATTTTTCAAGAGGAAAAATTCTGAGCCTGAGGTTAATAATCAGGAGACTCAGGCTTCAAATAGTCCTCTTAATTCCAATACTCCCATTGCTGTGACTGTTGAAAGTCAATCTAGAAAATCTCCAAGAATCGAAACATGTGTCAATTCATTAGAGCGAGATCCTGGATTACGACCTCCAATATGGGATTATCCTGTTGATAAGCGTGATGAAATTAGAAGAGCTTATATCAAGGCTGGCCCATATCAAATTATTCTTTCAAAATATCCAAAATCCAAAGAAAAGCATCCGCGAAGTTTCCAATCATCATGGTTTAAGTTATTTCCTTCATGGTTAGAATACTCTCCCGAAAAAGATGCTGCATTTTGTCTACCTTGTTACTTGTTTCGTCCACAAGGAGGGCCTTCTAATATTGGTGCATTTTCGATTAATGGATTTCAATCATGGAAGAAAgtaaaaaatggaaaaaattGTGCGCTTTTGACCCATGTTGGAAAGGATTTGAATTCTTCTCATCGCAATGCAGAACGAGCATGTGATGATCTTATGAATCAAGAAATCCATATTGCTCAAAGGTTAGAGAAATTCACATCTCAACAAGTTCAAGATAATCGACTCCGCTTGCAAGTTTCAATTAGTGTTGCTAGGTGGCTAGCATTTCAAGCTATGGCGTTTGGAGGTCATGATGAGACCAAAGATTCATTGAATGGTGGAAACTTCAATGAATTAGTTAGTTTCATAGCCTCTTATAATGACAAAGTAGAAGAAGTGGTGTCAAATGCTCCAAAAAATACGACATATACATCACCAAGAgtgcaaaaaaaaattttaaatgtctTTTCTACTAAAGTGAAGAATGCTATTCGTGAAGAAATTGGTGATGCaaaattttgtttgattgttgACGAAGCTCGAGATGAGTCTAAAAGAGAACAAATGTCTATAGTGCTGAGATTTGTCGACAAAAATGGTCACGTTCGAAAGCGATTCTTTGGCCTTGTACATGTTAAAGACACTGCAGCACTGACATTAAAAGATGGAATTTGTTCTATTTTATCTCATCACAGTCTTGATATACAAAATATAAGGGGACAAGGTTATGATGGTGCAAGTAACATGCGAGGAGAATGGAATGGGTTGCACGCCTTATTTCTGCGTGAATGCCCTTATGCATACTATGTTCATTATATGGCTCATCGTTTACAATTGGCACTAGTTGCTGCATCAAGGGAAATTATTCCTATCGAACGATTCTTTTCCAAGTTGAATGTAATCATCAATATTGTCGGCTCCTCATGTAAGCGCAGTGACCAATTAAAAGATGCTCATGCTTCAAATATTGCCTATTTACTTTCAATTGATGAGCTTGACAGTGGTAAAGGTAAAAATCAAATTGGTACTTTACAAAGAGCCGGTGATACTCGTTGGAGGTCTCATTTAAAATCTGTTTCAAGTTTGTTAAATATGTATAGTGCTACATGTGAAGTTTTATTGAATATTATTGATGATGGAGTCACATCTGCTCAACGAGGAGATGCAGATGCTGCATATGAGGCACTGAACTCATTTGAGTTTGTTCTCATTTTGCATATTATGAAGAAAATTCTTGAGATAAGTGATTTACTTTGTCAAGCTTTGCAGCATAAATCTCAAGATATTTTAAATGCAATGCAGCTTGTTTCTTCAACTAAGTTGCTAATCCAGAACTTGCGAAATGAAGGATGGGATGGGCTACTTTCGGATGTGAAGTCATTCTGTGAGAAGGTTAGTATACCACTTCCAAATATGAGTGATAGGTATGTTGGAAGGAATGGAAGGGCTCGTCATCAACAAGATCATTTTACGGTTGAGCATCATTACAAGATTGATATTTTTCTTGCTGTGATAGACACTCAATTGCAAGAGTTGAACGATAAGTTCAATGAGAAAACAATGGAGTTGCTTGTGCTTAGCTCAGCGTTAGATCCAAAGGAGATGCGTATATCAATGAGGATTGATGATATATACAAGTTGGTACAAAAATTCTATCCACAAGATTTTGCAGAATATGAGATGGCTCAACTAAAGATGCAATTTGAGCATTTCAGTCATGAACGTCAACATCCAATGTTTGAATCATTGTCTACCATTTCTGATTTGTGTGAATGGTTGGTAAAGACACGAAAAGCAGACGTATATCCTCTTGTATATAGAGTGGTGACTCTTATTCTAACACTTCTTGTTTCTACGGCAACAACGGAACGATCATTTTCAGCTATGAGTCTTGTGAAAAATAGACTTAGAAACAAAATGGAAGATGAATATCTCTCATATTGTTTGATATTGTATATTGAGAAAGATATATTGCTCGTAGTATTAGTTTAG
- the LOC108195419 gene encoding leucine-rich repeat extensin-like protein 4 — translation MLLAVLIKLRKLLKAPWQINLNSEKSASMYPMLQLVSLFLISLVLQASAQPTPSSDITIVGAVYCDACYNNSFSKQSYFLPGVDVHIQCNFRTNSPGTREEVSLSVDRSTDAYGIYRLEIQSVEGMDCTAASMVQSSCQASLISLPINTACTYPGITTTSREITLRSKQNNNLCTYSLSAMTYRPPTKNATLCGNDHIEAKNLATDSFQSSKFFFSPFNWPPLPQLPPLPQLPPLPPLPSFPQFPFQPPSSNTPAPPPPPPPSLPFPFAPSIFPPNPFLPSAPPPPPPAFNLADPRTWFLNNPFISRSPPPPFYRDPRTWIPINSQELKHNAQNQNP, via the exons ATGCTTCTTGCAGTACTAATTAAACTGCGAAAGCTTCTCAAGGCGCCGTGGCAAATTAATCTGAATTCCGAAAAATCCGCTTCAATGTATCCCATGCTTCAATTGGTTTCTCTGTTTCTTATTTCCCTGGTCCTTCAGGCCTCAGCACAACCGACGCCCTCGTCGGATATCACTATTGTCGGTGCTGTTTACTGCGATGCCTGCTACAACAACTCCTTCTCAAAACAAAGCTACTTCTTGCCAG GCGTGGATGTTCACATACAATGCAACTTCAGAACAAACTCCCCGGGCACCAGAGAGGAGGTGAGCCTCTCAGTTGACAGAAGTACCGATGCCTATGGAATATACAGACTCGAAATTCAATCCGTTGAAGGAATGGACTGCACCGCAGCCTCCATGGTCCAGTCGTCGTGCCAAGCAAGCCTAATATCGTTACCGATCAATACAGCCTGCACTTATCCGGGCATAACAACCACATCCAGGGAAATAACGCTAAGGTCGAAGCAGAACAACAATCTATGCACTTACAGCCTAAGTGCCATGACATACAGACCCCCAACCAAAAACGCAACATTGTGCGGAAATGATCATATAGAGGCTAAAAATCTAGCAACAGACTCGTTTCAATCCTCGAAATTTTTCTTCTCTCCGTTTAACTGGCCTCCTCTGCCTCAGCTCCCGCCCTTGCCTCAGCTGCCACCGCTGCCACCTTTGCCATCCTTCCCGCAATTTCCTTTCCAACCACCAAGCTCAAATACACCCGCACCTCCACCTCCGCCTCCACCATCTTTACCTTTTCCATTTGCACCGTCAATATTTCCTCCGAACCCCTTCTTGCCTTCAGCTCCACCTCCACCGCCACCTGCATTCAATTTAGCTGACCCAAGGACTTGGTTTCTTAACAATCCTTTCATATCCCGGTCTCCACCTCCACCATTTTATCGAGACCCGAGGACTTGGATACCAATCAATTCTCAGGAACTGAAACATAACGCTCAGAACCAAAATCCCTGA